ATGGCGTTTGCTGGATCGCAGGGGTCAAGTTCGTGACAGCAAATTGGTGCACATGGAAGAGCCGCACTTGGGCAGCTCAGCCGCTCAGGTGAAAGCCCAAGGCGTATTGTTACAGCGATTGGCCGATCAGTTGGCTGTTGCAGTTAAACCCTTGGCAAGCCAGCCGTTAGACGAACCTAAAAAAGCAGCTCCCGCTCAGGTCCGAAATATTAAAGACCACGACAAGCCAAAGATGCCCATGGCCTCGCCGATTCGCACAGATATGGAAATATTCCGCTTTTAGTCGAACGGACGGAAAGTCTGCATACGCAGTGGGTTGATCAAAGCGTTCAAAAGCGCAATTACGGGACGAAAAACCCCGACGCCTCGGGTTCATCATGCCTGCTCTGATCGATATCAGCGAATGCCCTGCGACCACGGGATCACCTGTTCGATGACAGATGCTATGACAGCATGTCAAGTCTAGACACCCCATAGCCTTAAGGCTGCGCGACGGGGGTAACTCTTTAAGGCATAGCGGCGTTGCGGTTAGACCTTGCCGCGACTCTCGTGCATCCGTGACAGCTGGCGTTCAAGCATCGAGGGGTACGGCTCCATCAGGCGTTCGACACAGCAGGCGCCTTCCGGATTGGCGATAGGGCGTATTCGGGCGCGTTGATGTACCAGCGGGTCATCAATGATCCTGCGTTCTACCAACAATAAGTTACGGCTGTGTTGCGAAAGGGCCAATGCGCTTTGCGCCGTGTCGGTGAGCAGCAGGTCGATTTGGCTGAGGTCTGACAAGTCATCACCTTGGGTCAGGCCTAATTGCAGTTGCAGCGTAATACCGCTATCAGCGACTTCTATTTGCAAGGCATGACTAAGCGCCCTGAGCAGTTCGCCGCAGCAAATCGCATTAGTCAGGTAGTCATCACCGCTTTGTTGGCTGTGAAACAGCATCAGCGTGCTGCCGTCATTCAGCGTGTGCACTTCGCTCTCATAGAGCGAGGCGGCCTGATCGATACAGTCGCGGTAGCGTTGCAGCAGGTCTGTCAATCGTGCACGGGGTAGGCGACGTAGCTGATCTTGCGCCCCGAGTTGCACTGCCAGGACCGCGCTGTGCAGTGGTTGAACCGGTACAGCGGGCGCTATCACGATAGGTCTGATCATTGGGGCTGACACGGAGTGATCACGCAGATCAGCAAAAGGATCTTCTTCGTCCTCTTCATCTTCGTCTGCGAGGATGCGCCGCGGCACTGTGCCTGTCACCCGAGTTTTGGGTGCTTTGTCAAAGCCTCGGTCGTGTAGTTCGTTGCTGGCGAACATTGGTTCAACGTCGTCTTGCGTTTCTAGGTACGGATCGTGGCCTTCACTTTCGTTATGCTCAGGTTCGCGTATTGGCGGAGGCTCAGGTGGTTCGGGCGCGAATGACGCGTGCAGCTGCCGAGCCAGATCACCGATTTCATCCTGACGGTCAGTGGCTGGCGTGTGTTCGTCAATATCGCGAAGCCACACGCGCAATTGCAGCAGCGGCGTAGAAATATTTCGGCCAAGACGCAAACTCAGCGCCAGCGCCAGCGCCAGCAAAATTCCGCTGAGAATCGCCATGCTCTGCAAGCTGATGGTCATCGGCTGCTGGAATTGAGTCATGTCCAGACTGATACGCAAGTGCCCGGCCGTTACATCCTGGAAGGTGATTTTTATCTCGTACAACCCGCCCGCTTCACCCAGTAGGCCATTTTTCGGACGATTTCCGGCTTCGGCGAGAATGCGATTGTCCACACTGTAAATAGCGGCATGGGCTACCAACGGGTTCTTCACCAGGTTGCCCAACAGCACGTTTAGGCTGAGGATATCGTTGGACACCAGCAGTTCAGTGGCGGAGGTGGCTGTCTGCGTTGTCAGCGCTTGGCCAAGTGCGTCGGCCTGTTCGTGCATGGCCTGCTTGAATTGCAGGCCCATGACACAGGCGTAGATCAGCAGCGCCAAAGCGACAAGGATCACGTTATGGCTAGCGATACGCAAGGCAAGCGGTACACGGCGATGGCGCAATGCCCGAAAGATCAGCAGGAAGAAGTTATCGGTTTTAACTGGCGTGGGCCGGTTCACTGAGCACGGCTCTTTTGGTGAAGTTGCCGGGCAGTATAACGATCGACCCTTGAGCGGCAAAGCGCTTGCTGTGCCCGATGGTCACTGAAAGTGGTTAGAATGCGGTTTTTTTCCACTGCGGGGGTGCGCCTTGCGCGAAATCGTCCTGATAAACATCACGGGTGAAGACCGTCCCGGTCTCACTGCGGCCATCACTGGGGTACTTGCCCAGGGTGGAGTCAACATTCTTGATATTGGTCAGGCGGTGATCCACGACACGTTGTCGTTTGGCATTCTGGTTGAGATTCCGAGAACTGAGCAAGGTTCTTCAGTGCTTAAAGATATTTTATTCACGGCCTACAAACTCGATCAGCAAGTGCGCTTCACGGCTGTCTCCGAAGAAGACTATGAGCAGTGGGTTGACGGCCAAGGCAAGGCGCGGCATATCGTGACGTTGCTGACACGCAAGGTGACGGCGGAGCAGTTGCAGCGTGTCAGTTCGATCACGGCTAAATACGGTTTGAATATTGACCAGATAGATCGACTGTCCGGGCGGATGCCTTTAAACACGCCCGCCGACAAAGGCAAAGGTTGTATTGAGTTTTCGGTGCGGGGCGAGCCTGCAGATCCGAAGGCGATGCAGGCTGAATTTTTGAGTGTCGCGCAGGAGTTGAATGTCGATATTGCTTTCCAACAGGACTCTTTATTTCGGCGTAATCGGCGTCTGGCGGTGTTCGACATGGACTCGACATTAATCGAGGCCGAAGTCATCGACGAGCTGGCCAAGGCCGCCGGCATCGGAGAGTTGGTGTCTGAAATCACAGAGCGCGCGATGCGCGGCGAGCTGGACTTTCGCGCCAGTTTCAAAGAGCGTCTGGCGTTGCTCAAAGGTCTGGATGTCAGCGTGCTGGATGAAATCGGCGCCTCGTTACGCTTGACCGAGGGCGCCGAAACATTGTTCGCGGAGCTCAAGCGACTGGGTTACAAAACCGCGATTTTATCGGGTGGTTTCACGTACTTCGCAAAACAGCTGCAAGCGAAGCTCGGCATCGACTATGTGTTTGCCAACGAGCTGGAAGTGGTCGACGGTAAAGTGACTGGCGTGGCCATTGAGCCCATTGTCGATGCACAGCGCAAAGCTGATCTGCTGCGTGAATTGGCGCAAAAGGAAGGCTTGAGCCTGGAGCAGACCATTGCCGTTGGAGATGGCGCCAATGACCTGCCGATGCTGGCGATCGCGGGTCTAGGCGTAGCATTCAGGGCCAAACCGTTAGTGAAACAATCAGCAAGGCAGGCGATCTCTACATTGGGCCTGGACGGAATTCTTTATCTGCTGGGCTTTCGGGATCGCGACGGGCGAGGTTGATAAAATATTGCGGTGCTTTGGCCACGCCGCATGACCGATCATAATAATGTCCACAACGAATCAAATTCTTCTTCGGGCACCGTATCGAGCGATGGCGACTTACGTGGCATTTCGATGGTTTTATATTCGAACTGGTTGAAACTGCCCGTGCCTGCGCGGCGTTTACCTAGAGCTGCGCGATGCTCATCGCCGCTGTTGTTGATCATTACGCTCAGGCCTTCCTGAAACGGTAATCGTGGCGCAAGCAAGGTCGCTGGCTGATCGATTGCCCGCACTTCGGGCAGCAATAACGCGCGCAGATAGGGGCTGGCGGGGTCAGTGTTACGCATCAACTGCAAGCCGCAGGGCTGGGCAAACGGTGCCACCAGCTCAATACCCATTTGCGTGCCGCCGCTACGTACCTGACGAATCCAGCGCACGACGGCGATGCTCCAGCCTTGACCGCTGCCATCCTGAATGCCGACCATTTCCCCAGCCTGCAATTGGCTGGGAACGTCTTTCGGCCATGCCAAGCAGTAACCGCCGGGGCTGTGGTTAATGACATTCAGTGCGAACGTAGGGAATGTGTGCTGAGTATTCGAAGCTAAATCACCACCGTCGACGTCGACGTGCTCGTACCGAATTTCTTCATATGGCTGTGCAGAAGACTCCCGGGCGGCGTCGAAGGCGGCTGACCAGGGATCGATCGTCGCATTAATCGAAAGTTGGGTATGAAATTGCGCGGCTTTGTTCATGGCGGGGATTTTAAGCATTTCGCTGAACGACTTTTGGCCACCCAGGTAGTAGTGCAGTGCACTCATGCCGATGCACAGCGTGAGGTGGCCTTGCCCCGCAGTGCGCTGAAATGTTCTTTCCGAGACGTCGCCCCACGCAGCAGCCAAATGTTGTAGCAGGTCGAGAGAAAAACCGTGGGGTACCAGAAGCTCTGAGCCTGCGCGCTTATCGACGGGCAAATCGAGATATGCCTTGATTGCTGACGCCAAAGACAGTGGGTTGATACCCAGTAGACTTGGCATTTGCTCCTCCAGGTAGAGCGACTTATAGCGTGGAGGGGCATCAGCATCCTGTGCTACAGCGAACAGGCTGGAAGGCTCGGCAGGAGATTGCAGCTTTACCAGTCGGCTCCAAGGCTCTAGAACCTCGGCGAGTCGACCGATGTTGAGTTGGCGCATTTGATTGCAGCGTGAACAACCCAGCAAGACGGCCACTACATAGGTTTGTTCTGCGCTCATCGTCTTAGTGTGGCTGGCGAGAGGGTCGGGTATCGCAATGTTGTGCAATTGATGGTGGCGAGCAATCAGGTAAATCTGATGCAGTTCCAGCCATAAGCCTTCCGGCACGGGACAGTACAGTTGGCTCGCTCGAATGAGCGTGCCATTTAGGCTGTGTAGTGCACGCTGCGTTGCCGTGGCCAGCAGCGTGGTGCGGTCTTTGGAAAAGCGCGGTGAGATACGGACAATGATCTGTTTGTAGCCCGCCGCCAGCTGGTTCTGAAGTGCTTGGCACAGGTTGGCGACTTTGCGTGGGCGCTCGTCGAGCACGATGGCCTGACTTAGGAAATGCCGCTCAAGGTTCTTGCAGACGTAATAGACCTCTGGGCGCAGTAGTTCAAGCAGCTGTAGGCGGTTTTCGCTGGGTGTCAACAGATGGTTAAGTTCGCCCAAGGCCTGATAAAGCAAGCGAGCGGTCTCACCTAGATTGGCTTTGGGCAGAACGGCAATCCAGCGTTTCAAGTCACGCGGCGTAGGCTCGCAAAACGACAGACTCAACTGCGTCGGCGAAGGCATAGGCGCGCGCAACGACAGATGAAGACTTGAATTACTCATTTGCTCGGGAAACTCCAATCACGCAATGGCTAGAGCGGTTGCTCATTCTAAACAAAGCCAAGTCCGACAACCGACTCTAGCAGCATCGGCTTGCGCTGGCTGCTTTCTATGGTCTTTTATCCGCCATGGCTGTCAGATTGTTCCTAACAGCCTATCGGTGTGATGCTGCTAACGGCGTGACTTGATGTCATGCCTGGTTAGCGTGGCCGAGCGCTTGACCCATTTGAACCGAGCTGAGAGCGCCCAGTTGTCCCGCCCAATTCACCTGATTGGGTCCAAACAACACAATGGCAGTTGAGCCGAGTTTGAAGCGTCCGAGCTCTGCTCCCTTTTCCAGGTGAATCGGTGCACGAGCGGTTTCGTCGTAGCGTACTGTTTTCAGTTCGCGCTTCGGGGGAGTGACCAGACCGGCCCACACGGTCTCGATCGAGGCAACGATCATTGCACCCACCAGAACGACGGCCATCGGACCACACTCGGTATCGAACACGCAGACGACCCGTTCGTTACGGGCAAACAGCTCGGGAACGTTTTCGGCTGTGGTCTGATTAACCGAGAAGAGGCGTCCAGGAACATAAACCATTTCACGCAAGGTGCCGGCTAATGGCATGTGTACACGGTGGTAGTCTTTTGGCGACAGATAGACCGTTGCAAACTCGCCTCCCATGAATGGCGCAGAAAGATTGGCATCGCCACCCAGAAGTTCAAGCACGCTGAAACTGTGACCCTTGGCCTGGAAAATTCGACCATGCTCAATAGGGCCCATTTGGCTGATTGCTCCGTCAGCAGGGCTGAGAATCGCACCCGGAGTTTGATCCAGCGGTCGAGCACCTGGCTTTAATGCACGGGTGAAAAAATCATTGAAGTGATCGTAAGCAGTCAGGTCTTCAACCAGCGCTTGAGTCATGTCCACCTGATAGCGCCGAGCAAACCAGGCAGTGAATGCATTTTTGAACCACCGGACCCGGCATTCGGCTACGCAGCCGGCCAGACGGGACAGCAGATGGTGCGCAAGAAAGTATTGGCTGAAGATAAACAAACGCTGTTTCATTACATTTCCTAACATGTTCTTAATAAATAGCTACGGTTTGCAGCGTGTCTTATTTCTCGATTGGCGTATCGGGATGGTTGCCCCATTCACCCCAAGAGCCCGCGTAGCCTTTTACCCGGGGATAGCCCAGCGCCTTGGCCACCAAATAGGTAAAGCCTGATCGGTGGTGGGTCTGGCAGTGGGTAATGATCTCTTTGTCCGGGGTAATGCCTAGCCTTTCGAGGATTTGCGGCATGTCCTTACGAATACGCAAGTTACGTGTAGGGTCCATGCCAGCGGTCCACTCGAAGTTCACTGCGCCCGGAACGTGACCGGCTTTAGCCGCGAGGACTTTTTCACCGGAATATTCAGTAGGTCCGCGTGCATCCCAGACGGCCAGATCTGCCGCACCCAAACGACTCTGTAAATATTCGCGAGTTGCAGTGGGTTCCCCGTGCAAAGTCAGTGGCACCGGGCCGCCAACGGTCTCTGGAGCCTCGGTCGACAGGGGCAGGTCTTCACCCAGCCAAGCGTGCAGGCCGCCATCCAGATAGTGGTAGTGCGAGTGACCAATCACATCTAACAACCAAATGAAACGTCCGGCCCACCCGCCACCCTCGTCGTCGTAGACCACATAAACTGCTTTGGAGTTATGCCCTAGCTCGCCGAACAACACTTCCAGTTGGGCGAGCGAGGGCAGTAACCCCGGTGCCGGTGCCTGCCCCTGTTGGGTGCGTTTTGGGTCAACAAAATGTGCGCCTGGAATATGTCCGGCGCCATAGCGAGCGCTGCTGGTCAGGTCGATGAGGATCAACTCAGGCGCGTCAAGACGGGACAGCAAGTCGCTGGGCTCTATGACTAACGGCAAGCTAGAGAATTCAGACATGTGAGATCTCCAGAAAAAAGAGGCGAATTGTAGCTTAGAGATCCCATCCCCGTCTCTGACAGCTGTGCCTGACGCCCGCGTAGGCGCACCGGGCTTAACTTAATTACGTTACAAGATGCCGCCCGGCCTTCGACGCCGCCCGTGGGGCAACCGCCTGATTCGGAGACTTCAGACTTTGCGATTGCTGAAGCTGCTAAGTGCGCGTTCGATGCATTGCGAGGTTTTGCCGAATGCCTGGACGCTGATTTCCGAAAGAGGTCCACCACCCTGATCCGCAAACACCAACATCACCACTCGCTCTTTGCTGCTGAGCGAGCGCAACAATAAATGGTCGCCGCTAAACAGGCTTTTTAATCTTGCGGGCAGCAAAGCTGAAAATTGAGCATTATTCGCGGGCGTCAGGCGTAATTGAGTCGGCTGAGCCAATAGGCGCTGCAACACCGTACTCTGCGCGATGTCCAGTGTCAGGTGCATGGCGTCCTTTTCCAACCCGGCAATTTGATGGACACGTAAAACAGTCATATTACGATCAATCATCAGCAGCATGACGCGCTGCATACCGCAGGCAACCAGTGCGTCGCGGGCAAGTGTTGTGAGGTGCATGGCATTATTGAATCGACTAGGTTCCTCCAATAGCTCGGTGCAATACTTTCGCCACTGGTGTAGAGCTTCGGCTGAGGGTGGAGGGGCGGGTAACATTCCACGATGAATACGCCGTGTTTCCGCTGGCCAAATGAGCGCCTCGGCAGGGTGCCATAGCCCTGTCGCATAATGTTTTCGAGCGCTTTGTACTGCTTGTTGATGTACTTGCTGTTGAAGTTCATCCAGCGAAATTTGCAGGTAAAGGCAGGTCAGCGTTTGCCAGCGCAGGCTGTGCGGGCTGTCCCAGGCTTGTTGTGCAGACAATGCAATGCCGTTTGCGAGAAGGATTGTATTGGCGGGCTGATTAAGCCAGCGACGCAGTGCGGGGTCTGCGTCGAGGCATTGCCTCTGATGCAATGGATTCAGATGGTCGCGAGCAATATGCAATGCTTTAACCAGCAGCCGACGCTCATTGATCAGCGCGTTATAGCCCTGAGTTACCCAGATGGGTAGACGCCATGCGACGGCCAGATTTTGGCATAGCTTGAGCAGGCTAACCCCGAACAATGCGTTCTCGACAATGCGCGCCGACTCACCTTTGTGAATTACGCGTAGCTCCCATTCTTCAAGCAGTTTCGGGTGCGCGAGAGCCATCGGCCAGAGCGGAGACAAAAACAGCAGGCTACCCCAATGTATATCCTGCCATAGCCGCGCCAGGCGGCCCGCGAACAGACCGTTGGCCTGCTGCATTGCATGTTGGCTGATCATTTGAAATTGTCGCAAATTCGGCGAAATATCTTCGAACTCCAGGGCCGGTAGACGTTGCAGGAGCTCTTCTGTCCGCTTCAGACCCAGACGGTTAATTGCCACCTCTAGACTTTCCGCTGGCTCGCTCAAGCCCATGCTGTGATGGTTGACCTCGCGCAAAACGCTGAGGACCAACGAAGGGCTTTCCTGCATCAATTCAGCGATGTCGCGTAGCGACCGACGGTTATCACCAAGCGCGCTCAGTACTTGGGCGTGGCTGTCGATTGGTACCGGCAGGCGAATCGCGTCCAATTGTTTGTGCCATGCGTCAAGGGTGCGTGGAATGGGGAGCGGTGCTGATGCTTCTGGTGGCATTGCAGGCGGCCTGTACGGCTAATAATTAGGACAAATATTGGATGCAACACTCATGGCATGTCAGTGCAAGCGCCCTGCTACTAGGGTCGAACTGGCTTTTCGCCTGAACTGACTATAGTCTGGCGCACTTACGCCGATAAGTAGAAGAAGAGTTTCAAGAACTTCCACTCATGATCTCGAACCCTACTCAGTAAGAACTCTCTCTATATGGCTAAAATTATCGGCATTATTGTCGTTTTCGCGAGCGTTCTCGGCGGATACGTCCTGTCACACGGCAAGATCGGGGCATTGATCCAGCCTTTCGAGGTCATGATCATCGGTGGCGCCGCCTTTGGAGCATTTCTTCAGGCCAACCCCGGTTACATGACCATGCATGTGATCAAGAAATCGCTGAAGATGTTCAGCTCTCGATTTTCTCACACGTTTTATCTGGAAATCCTGGGTCTGGTCTACGAAATTCTCAACAAAAGCCGCCGCGAAGGCATGATGGCGATTGAAGGTGACATCGAAGACGCCTCGGCCAGTCCCATTTTCGCTAAATACCCTGGCGTGCTCAAAGATGAGCGTATGACCGCTTACATCTGCGACTACCTGCGGATCATGTCATCAGGGAATATGGCGCCGCACGAGCTTGAAGGCTTGTTCGACATGGAACTGCAAAGCATGAAGGAAGAGCTTGAGCATCCTTCGCACGCGGTTACCGGTATTGCTGACGCCATGCCCGGTTTCGGTATCGTTGCGGCCGTGCTAGGTATCGTGGTGACCATGGCGTCGTTGAGTGATGGTGATCAGGCTGCTATCGGTACGCACGTGGGTGCGGCGCTGGTGGGTACGTTCTTCGGTATTCTTGCTGCGTATGGTTTCTTTGGCCCGTTGGCAACGTCCTTGGCTCACGATGCCAAGGAAGAACTTAATGTGTTCGAGTCCATCAAGGCCTCGCTGGTTGCCTCAGCGTCCGGTATGCCGCCTTCGCTGGCGGTGGAATTCGGTCGCAAGGTCTTGTACCCCAAGCACCGACCTAGCTTCAGTGAGCTTGAACAAGCGGTTCGCGGTCGCTGAGTCATGGAAAATAATCAGCCAATAATTGTCAAGCGCGTCAAGCGCTATGCCGCTGGGCATCACGGCGGCGCATGGAAAATTGCATTCGCCGACTTTGCGACGGCGATGATGGCGTTCTTCCTGGTGTTGTGGCTGATGTCCTCTGCAACCCCTCAGCAAAAAATTCAGATTGCCGGGTACTTCAAAGACCCTATAGGGTTCACCGAAAGCGGCACGCCTTATGTTATTGATTTGGGCGGCTCGCCCGCGCTGGCGCCGGACAAGACTCTCAACCCTGAGGTCAAGTCCGAACCGCAGCCGGATAAAATCAAGACCGAGACCGACCAGTCTGAAACACTGGCGGAACAAGTTGAGCAAGAACGCTTGGATATGCTCTTGCAAGAGCTGCAGGCTAAGGTCGATGAAAATCCGCAGTTGAAGAAATTCAAGGACCAGATTCAATTCGAGATTACTCAGGATGGTTTGCGCATCCAAATAATGGATGCGGAAAACCGGCCGATGTTTGACATTGGCAGTGCGCGCTTGAAACCATATTTCGAAGACATCTTGTTGGCCATGGCCGACACCATTAAAGCAGTGCCGAACAAGATCAGCATTAGCGGTCACACCGACGCGACGCCCTACGCAGTCAGTGGCGAGTTCGGTAACTGGGAGTTGTCGGCGAACCGGGCTAACGCGGCTCGTCGGGCGTTGGTTGCAGGTGGTTATCCGGAACCGCAGGTGGCAAGGGTTGTAGGCTATGCCTCGTCATCCTTGTACGACAAGGAGCATCCGCAAAGCGCGATCAACCGTCGCATCGACATTATTGTACTGACGAAGAAAGCTCAGCAGCGTATCGACGGAACATTGTCACCGTCGCTGAACGGTACCGCTCCCGCGCCTTCACCCGCTACCGGACCCGTGACGCCGGACGCTCCTGCCTCAAGCGCGCCGGTTCCGGTTAATCCCGATGAGGCTGTGCAGCCACATGAGCTTCGGCAAAAGCTCAACATTTTTGAAGACAACGCATTGAAGATAGATCAGCCCAAAAAGTAGTTCTTGTTCCGTTTCTCTGTAGAGCCAGCTTGTTGGCGAAGGGCAGTGACGTGGTGAGGGTCAAGGCGGCATCTACAGAAAACGTTGGACAGGCCGAGTCAGTAACTGTTTTCCGGCAGGCTGGCGATGATTGAGCGGTAGCTGTTCATCCTCTGCTGCTGCACGCGACCTTCTTCCAGGGCCTTGAGCAGTGCGCAGCCGGGCTCACGGTCATGTTTGCAATCGCGGAACCGGCAGGTGCCGATCAAGTTATTGAACTCGATAAAACCGGCTTCCACATCTGAGCGACTGACGTGCCCCAAGCCAAACTCGCGAATACCAGGGGAGTCGACCAGATCGCCGCCACGCGGGAAGTGGAACAGGCGGGCAGTGGTCGTGGTATGCGTACCTTGGCCGGACTGTTCCGAAAGCGGCCCTACACGTGCTTCGACTTCTGGCAGCAAGCTGTTTACCAGCGATGATTTGCCCACCCCGGACTGACCCACAAACACGCTGATTCGCCCATCCAGCTGATCTTGCAGCTGTTGCATGCCGTCGCCTTGGTGTGCAGACACCTCCAGTAATGGATAGCCCAACTGCCGGTAAACCGCCAGCAATGCGTTCAGCGCCGGGGCGTTCTGATCGTCGATCAGGTCCGCTTTGTTCAGCAGTAACAGGGGGCGGATGCCTGCATGCTCAGCCGCAACCAGATAACGGTCGATCAGGTTGGCGTGAGGTTCAGGCAAGGGTGCAAACACGATCACGATCATATCGACGTTGGCGGCCACAGGCTTCAGTTGGCCCCGGCTGTCCGGGCGGCAAAGCTCAGTGATGCGCGGCAATTGCGCGACGATGACGCCGATGCCTTGATTGCCGGCACGCCAGACGACTCGGTCGCCAGTAACCAAAGCGGGCAGGTTGGCGCGCAAGTGGCAACGGCAAACCTGGCCGGCCTGTTCACCTTCTTGCACTTCGACTTCGACCTGTACGCCAAAGTGCGCGATGACTAGCCCGGTCTGCTCAGGACCGAGGTCACCGCCCTCAAGGGTTTCAAGGGTTGCCGATTCACGTTTGGCAGCACGCGCAGCGCGCTCGCCTTGAATCTTTTCGATGCGCCAGTTTTGACGACGATTGAGTTGGCGTTTGGCCATGGGTGTTCCGATTTGATAAAGCAGCTGATTAGATAAACGCGAAGGAGTCTAGCACGCTCGGCTAGGCTAAACTGCGCGCCTAAGTTGAGGAGCGCTGACATGCAGAACACGCAAAATCTGATTTGGATCGATCTGGAAATGACCGGTTTGGACCCTGATACCGACGTCATTATTGAAATGGCGACCATCATTACCGACAGCGAACTGAACACGCTGGCCGAAGGTCCGGTGATTGCTGTGCATCAAAGCGACGCAACATTGGCTGCGATGGACGAGTGGAACACGCGTCAACATGGCGGTTCTGGCTTGGTTCAACGGGTTCGCGACAGCCGCATCAGTGCCGCAGAAGCCGAGGCGCAGACGTTGGCGTTCATCCAGCAATGGGTTCCAGAGCGCACCTCGCCGATTTGTGGCAACAGCATCTGCCAAGACCGTCGTTTCTTGTATCGGCACATGCCGTTGCTGGAAAACTACTTCCATTACCGTAACCTTGATGTATCCACCCTGAAGGAGCTGGCAGCACGTTGGGCGCCCGAACTGAAATATAAAAAAGGTGGCACCCATCTGGCGCTGGACGACATCCGTGAATCCATTGGTGAACTGCGCTACTACCGTGAGCACTTCATTAAGGTGTAATCGGCACAGACCGGAACGATGCAGATTCTATTCGGGACCTAACTTATTGAGTCCCAAATAGACTGCGCGCCTTTTTACAGGGACCCTGCCATGTTGCTGATGCTTTATCTCATCGCCATAACCGCAGAGGCTATGACCGGTGCCTTGTCAGCGGGGCGCCGCGGAATGGACTGGTTTGGCGTGGTGTTGATCGCTTGCGTCACGGCATTGGGTGGCGGTTCGGTTCGCGACGTCCTGCTGGGAAACTATCCGCTGACGTGGGTCAAACACCCGGAATACCTGATTCTGACCAGCGTTGCTGCTCTGATGACGATCGTCATCGCGCCGTTGATGCGTCACTTGCGTTCATTGTTTTTGGTGCTGGACGCCTTGGGGCTAGTGGCATTTACCTTGATCGGCTGCATGACAGCGCTGGAAACCGGCAACGGCTTGATGGTGGCCTCGGTTTGCGGGGTGATTACTGGGGTGTTTGGCGGAATTTTGCGGGATATTTTCTGCAATGACATCCCGTTGGTCTTCCGTCGCGAGCTGTATGCCAGCGTTTCGTTTGCCGCCGCTTGGTGTTTCTTGCTCTGCCATTACCTGGCGCTGCCGAACGAGCAAGCGATTCTAATTACTCTGTCGGGAGGCCTGCTATTCAGGCTGCTGGCGATTCGGTTCTGTTGGGAAATGCCCAAGTTCATCTATCGCGACATGCCGCAATAGCGCAGCACCGGGTTGTTATCTGTGGGACCGAATTTATTCGGGAAGGCGTCGGTGATGTGAAATCCATTCCCGAATAAATTCGGTCCCACAAGGTTCCTGCGGTGCCGAGTTCGGGTCTTCACCGACCATGCCGCCGCAACGCCCATTCAACATGCTCGCGAACCAACTCTGACGGATGATCACGCCTTGCCTCAAGCGCTTCCAGCACCGGTATGGTCGACGGTGCATTGCCCAGCCCCACCGCCAAATTGCGCAGCCAACGTTCATAACCCGCACGGCGTAGCGGTGAGCCTTCGGTGTTGCTGAGAAAGGTGCTTTCATCCCAAAGGAACAGCTCAGCCAGGCCTGCGTTGTCCAAGTTGTGCCGGGGTTGAAAATCCC
The nucleotide sequence above comes from Pseudomonas sp. AB6. Encoded proteins:
- a CDS encoding trimeric intracellular cation channel family protein — translated: MLLMLYLIAITAEAMTGALSAGRRGMDWFGVVLIACVTALGGGSVRDVLLGNYPLTWVKHPEYLILTSVAALMTIVIAPLMRHLRSLFLVLDALGLVAFTLIGCMTALETGNGLMVASVCGVITGVFGGILRDIFCNDIPLVFRRELYASVSFAAAWCFLLCHYLALPNEQAILITLSGGLLFRLLAIRFCWEMPKFIYRDMPQ